From a region of the Posidoniimonas corsicana genome:
- a CDS encoding PrsW family glutamic-type intramembrane protease produces the protein MPWPDNLARRSHDPGFLWRVAIGIVAAGFVVSLLVRWLPGERAGDPMVRALLQASSSPQDPWAAVRQMLAEPNLSYYDILHSAWMIGAVYDPPPPADLFDTAAGAWGQEAADVGNELALSIADKEPTPDLRRIAAVRPPVPYANYALALSLPEATDPQEAYDALRVEGGLPNAEPARQMLVDELIANDRWDELTELAGSPDYRSLIPYYAIASRAAERGDWLTVLRLSPHTLVHRLETGPAVLAGFTGLCWLAFLLHAGRFREGGVSWLLCIVAVALGACSIPLTHFFIYYQEYGWGLEASNELLPGLKYYILGVGLREELAKLILMLPVIPVLVYKRSELQALFVCACVGLGFAIVENIGYFGGDLGTSSIGRLTTANFMHMSLTGLVGLSVCRACWHPKSLGPEAVAVFCVAAILHGLYDAFIALPALSTDWDIIGSFIFLAMVFQFFREFRGANHNQTYRLSVSFTFTVGVALVTSATYVYLSSQVGQMMALRLLTMDLVGSAVMVYLFLREAPESLIDA, from the coding sequence ATGCCCTGGCCCGACAATCTCGCCCGCCGCTCCCACGACCCGGGCTTCCTGTGGCGTGTCGCGATCGGCATCGTGGCCGCCGGTTTCGTCGTTAGCCTGCTGGTCCGGTGGCTGCCTGGGGAACGGGCCGGCGACCCCATGGTCCGTGCCCTCCTGCAGGCGAGCAGCTCCCCGCAGGACCCCTGGGCCGCCGTGCGGCAGATGCTAGCGGAGCCCAATCTCAGCTACTACGACATCCTGCACTCTGCCTGGATGATCGGCGCCGTGTACGACCCGCCCCCGCCCGCCGACCTATTCGACACGGCCGCGGGCGCCTGGGGGCAGGAGGCCGCTGATGTCGGCAACGAGCTCGCCCTCAGCATCGCCGACAAAGAACCCACTCCCGATCTCCGCCGGATAGCGGCCGTGCGTCCACCCGTCCCGTACGCTAACTACGCCCTCGCCCTCAGCCTCCCCGAAGCGACCGACCCCCAGGAGGCGTATGACGCGCTGCGAGTGGAGGGCGGCCTGCCGAACGCCGAGCCGGCCCGCCAGATGCTGGTGGACGAGCTCATCGCCAATGACCGCTGGGACGAGCTGACCGAACTCGCCGGCTCGCCCGACTACCGATCGCTGATCCCGTACTACGCGATCGCAAGCCGGGCCGCCGAGCGGGGCGACTGGCTCACCGTGCTCAGGCTCAGCCCGCACACCCTGGTCCACCGCCTTGAGACCGGCCCCGCCGTGCTGGCCGGCTTCACCGGGCTGTGCTGGCTGGCGTTCCTGCTCCACGCGGGGCGGTTCCGCGAGGGGGGCGTGTCGTGGCTGCTGTGCATTGTGGCGGTGGCGCTCGGCGCCTGCAGCATCCCGCTGACCCACTTCTTCATCTACTACCAGGAGTACGGCTGGGGCCTGGAGGCGAGCAACGAGTTGCTGCCCGGGCTCAAGTACTACATCCTGGGCGTGGGCCTCCGCGAGGAACTCGCCAAGCTCATCCTGATGCTGCCGGTCATCCCGGTGCTGGTGTACAAGCGGTCGGAACTGCAGGCGTTGTTCGTGTGCGCGTGCGTGGGCCTGGGCTTCGCGATTGTCGAGAATATCGGCTACTTCGGCGGCGACCTGGGCACAAGCAGCATCGGCCGGCTCACCACCGCCAACTTCATGCACATGTCGCTCACCGGGCTGGTCGGCCTGTCGGTTTGCCGCGCGTGCTGGCACCCCAAGTCGCTCGGCCCCGAGGCGGTCGCCGTGTTCTGCGTGGCGGCCATCCTGCACGGCCTGTACGACGCGTTCATCGCCCTGCCGGCGTTGTCGACCGACTGGGACATCATCGGGTCGTTCATCTTCCTGGCGATGGTGTTCCAGTTCTTCCGCGAGTTCCGCGGCGCCAACCACAACCAGACCTACCGGCTGAGCGTGTCGTTCACGTTCACCGTCGGCGTGGCGCTGGTCACCTCGGCCACGTACGTGTACCTGTCCAGCCAGGTCGGCCAGATGATGGCGCTGCGGCTGCTGACCATGGACCTGGTTGGCAGCGCGGTGATGGTCTACCTGTTCCTCCGCGAGGCGCCCGAGTCGCTGATCGACGCCTAG
- a CDS encoding BlaI/MecI/CopY family transcriptional regulator → MPRPRSPHPTDGELEILRVLWDQGPSPLGAICDALRTQRDVATTTVATMLKVMLDKKLVKRASEGRGYIWSAAVTRESTANSLVGKLVDGLFDGSAERLVAHLVESKQLDQSELAELKRLVSGPQPGPKKRGKQS, encoded by the coding sequence ATGCCCCGACCACGCTCCCCCCACCCGACCGACGGCGAGCTGGAGATCCTCCGCGTGCTGTGGGACCAAGGCCCCAGCCCGCTGGGCGCCATCTGCGACGCGCTCCGCACTCAGCGCGACGTCGCGACCACCACCGTGGCGACCATGCTGAAGGTGATGCTCGACAAGAAGCTGGTGAAGCGGGCCAGCGAGGGCCGCGGCTACATCTGGTCGGCCGCGGTCACGCGGGAGTCGACCGCCAACTCGCTGGTCGGCAAGCTGGTCGACGGCCTGTTCGACGGCTCGGCCGAGCGGCTGGTGGCCCACCTGGTCGAGAGCAAGCAGCTCGACCAGTCGGAGCTGGCGGAGCTGAAAAGGTTGGTGTCCGGCCCTCAACCAGGGCCCAAGAAGCGGGGTAAGCAGTCATGA
- a CDS encoding DUF1569 domain-containing protein, which translates to MRRDLNFERLGDAVGEARSLLESGYTQAGNWTLGQVCRHMRLTIESNMQGYPGWMSVLGYPLRPLLRRFALPMLLAGNSPQGIRTAGMFVPPANLDDAQEVDRFQECVAAFLASDHPMHPHPGFGAMTNEGFHRFHAAHAAHHLGFLHPSDAERGGLGADLVQKRG; encoded by the coding sequence ATGCGTCGCGACTTGAACTTCGAACGCCTGGGCGATGCGGTCGGGGAGGCGCGGTCACTGCTGGAGAGCGGCTACACCCAGGCGGGCAACTGGACGCTTGGGCAGGTCTGCCGGCATATGCGGCTGACGATCGAGAGCAACATGCAGGGCTACCCCGGATGGATGTCGGTCCTTGGCTACCCGCTTCGCCCGCTGCTCCGGCGGTTCGCGCTGCCCATGTTGCTGGCGGGCAATTCGCCGCAGGGGATCCGCACGGCGGGGATGTTCGTTCCGCCGGCCAACCTTGACGACGCTCAGGAGGTAGACCGTTTTCAAGAGTGCGTGGCGGCGTTCCTCGCCTCCGATCACCCGATGCACCCGCACCCCGGGTTCGGTGCCATGACCAACGAGGGGTTCCACCGGTTCCACGCCGCACACGCCGCCCATCATCTCGGTTTCCTCCACCCGAGCGACGCCGAACGGGGCGGCCTAGGCGCCGACCTCGTCCAGAAACGCGGCTAG
- the proC gene encoding pyrroline-5-carboxylate reductase produces the protein MSGIISGTIGIVGAGKMATALAEGAVRSGVASEEQLLASARTEDTLAQLRQRIPGIRTTTSNSEVAEQADLLILGVKPQVMAAALADIRGSVRPQTLVVSIAAGVTLEQLAKPFKRGTRVVRVMPNTPCLIGKGAAAFSLGEHATKDDAKLVELLVSAVGEGYAVPEYQLDAVTGLSGSGPAYVYTAIEALTDAAVRVGLPRAVASQLAARTVAGAAEMVLSTGKHPAVLRDEVTSPGGTTAAGLAALEANGFRHALAEAVSAAESRSRELGESS, from the coding sequence GTGTCAGGAATCATCTCAGGAACAATTGGAATCGTTGGCGCCGGCAAGATGGCCACCGCCCTGGCGGAGGGGGCTGTAAGGTCCGGCGTGGCGAGTGAGGAGCAGCTGCTGGCCAGCGCCCGCACCGAGGACACCCTTGCGCAGCTCCGCCAACGGATCCCCGGCATCCGGACGACCACCTCCAACAGCGAAGTCGCTGAGCAGGCGGACCTGCTGATCCTGGGGGTGAAGCCACAGGTCATGGCCGCCGCGCTGGCGGATATCCGCGGCTCTGTCAGGCCGCAGACGCTTGTGGTCTCGATCGCGGCCGGGGTGACGCTCGAGCAGCTCGCCAAGCCGTTCAAACGCGGCACGCGCGTGGTCCGCGTGATGCCCAACACGCCCTGCCTGATCGGCAAGGGTGCCGCCGCGTTCAGCCTCGGCGAGCACGCCACCAAGGACGACGCCAAGCTGGTGGAGCTGCTCGTCTCGGCGGTGGGTGAAGGCTACGCCGTGCCCGAGTACCAGCTGGATGCGGTGACCGGGCTCTCCGGGTCGGGACCCGCGTACGTGTATACTGCCATCGAGGCGCTGACCGACGCGGCGGTCCGGGTCGGGCTGCCCCGTGCGGTCGCTTCCCAGCTCGCCGCTCGCACCGTGGCCGGCGCCGCGGAGATGGTGCTGTCTACCGGCAAGCACCCGGCCGTGCTGCGGGACGAGGTCACCAGCCCCGGGGGCACCACGGCCGCCGGCCTGGCGGCGCTCGAGGCCAACGGCTTCCGCCACGCGCTCGCCGAGGCCGTGTCGGCCGCCGAGAGCCGCTCCCGCGAGCTGGGCGAATCCAGCTAA
- a CDS encoding RNA polymerase subunit sigma, which produces MSVIRVGSTEKFADNWDKIFSGGTKKTANKKTAKKAAKKAATAKSTKKKAAKKTATKKVTKKTTSAKSAKKKAVKTSPAKKKTAKKK; this is translated from the coding sequence ATGAGCGTTATCCGCGTCGGTTCGACCGAAAAGTTCGCCGACAACTGGGACAAGATCTTCAGCGGCGGCACGAAGAAGACCGCCAATAAGAAAACGGCCAAGAAGGCCGCTAAGAAGGCGGCGACTGCCAAGTCGACGAAGAAGAAGGCTGCCAAGAAGACGGCGACCAAGAAGGTCACAAAGAAGACGACCTCGGCCAAGTCGGCCAAGAAAAAGGCCGTGAAGACATCGCCCGCTAAGAAGAAAACGGCGAAGAAGAAGTAG
- a CDS encoding alpha/beta hydrolase, whose product MPRRRFWAGLARRLALYYLLILLTMTFIERWLVYPAPGAHEGDWAPPHLEFEDAHFASADGTPLHGWFFAHPSPHRTVLYLHGNGVHVADIGDLMPVIANHLQADVLVFDYRGYGKSGGKPIEPRVIEDGLAASAWLADRTGSPVGRQVLIGRSIGAGVAVAMAERQGAGAVVAQCAFARLTDPAADAFPWLPVRLLMRNRYPSVDRIQNYPGPLFSCHGTEDRVVAFEQGRQLFEAAPTDQKRFLTFEGMGHNEPLPRAYWQELAAFLDEVGA is encoded by the coding sequence ATGCCACGACGACGATTCTGGGCGGGCCTCGCCCGGCGGCTGGCCCTGTACTACTTGCTGATCCTGCTCACTATGACCTTCATCGAACGCTGGCTGGTCTACCCCGCGCCGGGGGCGCACGAGGGGGACTGGGCGCCGCCGCACCTGGAGTTTGAGGACGCGCACTTTGCATCGGCCGACGGCACGCCGCTGCACGGCTGGTTCTTCGCCCACCCCAGTCCCCACCGGACCGTCCTGTACCTGCACGGCAACGGTGTGCACGTGGCCGACATCGGCGACCTGATGCCGGTGATCGCCAACCACCTGCAGGCGGACGTGCTGGTGTTCGACTACCGCGGCTACGGCAAGAGCGGCGGCAAGCCGATCGAGCCGCGTGTCATCGAGGACGGGCTGGCGGCCTCCGCCTGGCTCGCCGATCGGACCGGCTCGCCGGTCGGCCGGCAGGTGCTGATCGGCCGCTCCATCGGCGCCGGCGTCGCGGTGGCGATGGCCGAGCGGCAGGGCGCGGGCGCGGTAGTCGCGCAGTGCGCGTTCGCCCGGCTGACCGACCCGGCCGCCGACGCGTTCCCCTGGCTGCCGGTGCGGCTCTTGATGCGGAACCGCTACCCGTCGGTCGACCGGATCCAGAATTACCCCGGCCCGCTGTTCAGCTGCCACGGAACCGAGGACCGGGTGGTCGCCTTCGAGCAGGGCCGGCAGCTGTTCGAGGCCGCGCCGACCGATCAGAAGCGTTTCCTCACCTTCGAAGGCATGGGCCACAACGAGCCGCTGCCCCGCGCGTACTGGCAGGAGCTAGCCGCGTTTCTGGACGAGGTCGGCGCCTAG
- a CDS encoding M56 family metallopeptidase — MIYDPLWRLAGWTMIHFLWIGGGVALATLLARAVLRSASPQARYGVSLLAFTLLAAAPAAIAAYLWQHQPAPAMPVMSAAAPPIASPLSGAPAAEPTATIDLAVTPLQVESPPPLENSSVDWAPPTANEVTLILPAPTASEQLTVWLDLAAEWLPWLWLAGAPLTFLLLATGLIGVERLRRGAQPVTTGPLHEALLSAANKLRLGGRVALALSDRVAQPVLIGVLRPLVLLPASAATGWTSDQLEMVLLHELAHARRWDNLVNLLQRLVESLLFFHPAVWLVSRWLRADREQCCDALVVRLTEDPRSYAELLVTVAEQSSAGRPALAAPGLVATGMASHPLTRRVRRILQLEEEPMLVSKRLLLALLVVGLGLTGACGYTFSQGPEAAEPLQEAEPPKKRDERSSGATEVIEHTGTNGRPGVGFEIGTSKPVKAENQPPRNPHFLSLEDQRVADLAYKMLDIEVTPLSDEQVAAIKERGFDGGVFVSKGTYAGPGALPEDRSRLLIHHGDILVGLHAWPTVGFDGLAEILRRDDLAEFNPLKFYVLRPSLEEPEEPFAGRGGRGEFGGGRGGRGGFGGEMGGRGFGGGEMGGRGFGEGGFGGGYGGEFGGSAESAAPKVTLKLVTGRIAFANDAWQAEQDRLKKLKPATSGARDQPYVDPFEPMPTTRPQPTSNPTGNYQPYALPEPGATQRRPPVPSSSPPAGGLYQAPRSGPSDQPTYGIDPGPSPSPQPRSAPKLLDTPAPSPGLPMGEEILDSPIPAAAEAPVTGRPPLGKLTYNGRSFEDWNTQWRTELSEEKRIEAIEAFAAFGNAGHGEEATLAILDTVPVTPLTSEMRKAYESAFSGVRGIPYETWFPLVAKQCVNAPNDYGVFAGHLLRNVYPSSPDKLGDLHKLFAVPNPDLRNGILQAIFHADPTLAEPNIAVTFSQALQSDDASVVTSALATIRESAQHDALAVSSYAAPVYELLLHESSYVRRLARLIVAEFPKQKATDDLAGRIVKVLPRPEQGGFFGGPNSLKADESPEAARQVQLALVRTLACLSPSVLGVAEAQLLELLDSDDEQLSWAAAVAFDKLDNERIDGSSRGAYARILDRQVETLFPGIGDVDTKVLSANQNRIENRLGELVRTEMQTYGVGGGGFQNALWIDWYNRAPEPESE, encoded by the coding sequence ATGATCTACGATCCCCTGTGGCGCTTGGCTGGCTGGACCATGATCCACTTCCTGTGGATCGGAGGCGGCGTAGCGCTCGCCACGCTGCTCGCCCGAGCGGTCCTGCGGAGCGCCAGCCCTCAGGCCCGTTACGGCGTTTCGCTCTTGGCGTTCACGCTGCTGGCAGCGGCGCCGGCCGCGATCGCCGCCTACCTGTGGCAACACCAACCAGCGCCGGCGATGCCGGTAATGTCTGCGGCCGCTCCGCCGATCGCGTCGCCGCTGAGCGGCGCACCAGCGGCCGAACCGACAGCGACAATCGACCTGGCGGTCACTCCGCTGCAGGTAGAGAGTCCACCTCCATTGGAAAACTCCAGCGTCGATTGGGCGCCGCCGACCGCCAACGAGGTCACACTCATTCTTCCTGCGCCGACGGCTAGCGAGCAGCTTACCGTGTGGCTCGATCTAGCCGCGGAGTGGCTGCCGTGGCTGTGGCTGGCCGGCGCACCGCTTACGTTCCTGCTGCTGGCGACCGGGCTGATCGGCGTCGAGCGGCTGCGCCGCGGCGCCCAGCCGGTGACCACTGGGCCGCTGCACGAGGCGCTGTTGTCCGCGGCCAACAAGCTGCGGCTCGGCGGCCGCGTGGCGCTGGCCCTGAGTGATCGCGTCGCGCAGCCGGTGCTGATAGGCGTGCTGCGGCCGCTGGTGCTGCTGCCCGCGTCCGCAGCCACCGGCTGGACCTCCGATCAGCTCGAGATGGTGCTGCTGCACGAGCTGGCCCACGCGCGGCGGTGGGACAACCTGGTGAACCTGCTGCAGCGGCTCGTCGAGTCGTTGCTGTTCTTCCACCCGGCCGTGTGGCTGGTGAGCCGCTGGCTGCGGGCGGACCGCGAGCAGTGCTGCGACGCGTTGGTGGTCCGGCTGACGGAGGACCCTCGCTCTTACGCCGAGCTGCTGGTGACCGTGGCGGAGCAGAGTTCGGCCGGTCGGCCCGCGCTGGCCGCCCCGGGACTGGTGGCTACCGGGATGGCGTCTCACCCCTTAACGCGGCGGGTCCGCCGCATCCTGCAACTAGAGGAGGAACCGATGCTCGTGTCGAAGAGGCTGCTGTTGGCGCTGCTGGTCGTCGGCCTGGGCCTGACGGGCGCGTGTGGGTACACGTTCTCGCAGGGGCCGGAGGCGGCAGAGCCACTACAGGAAGCAGAGCCACCCAAGAAAAGGGATGAGCGGTCCAGCGGTGCGACCGAGGTGATAGAGCACACGGGTACGAACGGGCGCCCTGGCGTTGGATTCGAAATCGGAACGTCCAAGCCGGTTAAGGCCGAAAACCAACCACCGCGCAACCCGCATTTTTTGTCGCTAGAGGACCAGCGGGTGGCGGACCTGGCGTACAAGATGCTCGACATCGAGGTCACACCCTTGAGTGACGAACAAGTCGCGGCCATCAAGGAGCGAGGGTTTGACGGCGGCGTGTTCGTTTCCAAGGGAACCTATGCGGGCCCGGGCGCCCTACCAGAAGACAGATCGCGTTTGCTGATCCACCACGGCGACATCTTAGTCGGATTACACGCCTGGCCAACCGTCGGATTCGACGGCCTTGCCGAGATCCTCCGCCGCGATGACCTTGCCGAGTTCAACCCGCTGAAGTTCTACGTGCTGCGGCCGTCGCTCGAGGAACCAGAAGAACCCTTCGCAGGACGCGGGGGCCGCGGCGAGTTCGGCGGGGGCCGTGGCGGTCGCGGCGGATTTGGCGGCGAGATGGGAGGCCGCGGGTTCGGTGGCGGGGAGATGGGTGGCCGCGGGTTTGGAGAGGGAGGATTTGGCGGCGGCTACGGGGGCGAGTTCGGCGGCAGTGCCGAGTCCGCGGCGCCGAAAGTGACGTTGAAGCTGGTGACGGGCCGTATCGCGTTCGCCAACGATGCCTGGCAGGCAGAGCAGGACCGGCTGAAGAAGCTCAAGCCGGCGACCAGCGGCGCCCGCGATCAGCCCTACGTTGATCCCTTCGAGCCAATGCCAACCACCCGGCCGCAACCGACCTCGAACCCGACAGGCAACTACCAACCCTATGCCCTCCCTGAGCCGGGTGCGACACAGCGTCGCCCGCCGGTGCCCAGTAGCAGTCCGCCCGCCGGTGGACTCTATCAAGCCCCTCGCTCGGGTCCGTCGGATCAGCCCACGTACGGAATCGACCCCGGTCCGTCGCCCTCTCCGCAGCCACGCAGCGCGCCGAAGTTGCTCGACACCCCCGCACCGTCGCCCGGGTTGCCAATGGGAGAGGAGATCCTCGACAGCCCCATCCCCGCCGCCGCGGAGGCGCCGGTAACCGGCCGCCCGCCGCTGGGCAAGCTCACCTACAACGGCCGCAGCTTCGAAGATTGGAACACCCAGTGGCGGACTGAGCTGAGCGAGGAGAAGCGGATCGAAGCGATCGAGGCTTTCGCCGCGTTCGGCAACGCCGGCCATGGCGAAGAGGCGACCCTTGCCATTTTGGACACGGTCCCGGTAACGCCGCTGACTTCAGAGATGCGGAAGGCCTACGAGTCTGCGTTTTCCGGCGTCCGGGGCATTCCGTACGAAACTTGGTTCCCGCTGGTCGCGAAGCAATGTGTCAACGCGCCCAACGACTACGGCGTGTTCGCCGGCCACCTGCTCCGCAATGTGTACCCCTCATCACCGGACAAGCTGGGCGATCTCCACAAGCTCTTCGCCGTGCCGAACCCCGACCTGCGGAACGGCATCCTCCAGGCGATTTTCCACGCGGACCCAACGCTTGCTGAACCTAACATCGCGGTTACCTTCAGCCAAGCGCTGCAATCCGATGATGCGTCGGTGGTCACCTCTGCCCTTGCCACGATCCGCGAATCAGCTCAACACGACGCCCTCGCAGTATCCAGCTACGCGGCGCCAGTCTATGAGCTGCTGCTGCACGAGTCGTCGTACGTCAGGCGATTGGCGCGCCTGATCGTCGCCGAGTTCCCCAAGCAGAAGGCCACCGACGACCTTGCCGGCAGGATAGTCAAGGTGCTACCCCGCCCCGAGCAGGGCGGGTTCTTCGGGGGTCCAAACTCGCTGAAAGCAGACGAGTCGCCCGAGGCGGCGCGACAGGTTCAGCTTGCCCTCGTACGAACCCTCGCTTGCCTGAGCCCCTCTGTCCTCGGAGTGGCAGAGGCACAACTCCTCGAGCTGCTAGACTCCGATGATGAGCAGCTTTCCTGGGCTGCCGCAGTAGCATTTGACAAGCTAGACAACGAACGGATTGATGGGTCCAGTCGCGGGGCGTATGCCCGCATCCTCGATCGGCAAGTGGAAACACTCTTTCCCGGGATTGGCGACGTTGACACCAAGGTGCTGAGCGCCAATCAAAACCGAATCGAGAATAGGTTGGGGGAGTTAGTTCGGACTGAAATGCAGACCTACGGGGTCGGTGGCGGCGGCTTTCAAAACGCATTGTGGATCGATTGGTACAATCGCGCGCCTGAGCCCGAGAGTGAGTAG
- a CDS encoding elongation factor P, with product MLAKEIKPGTIVVHNESPCLIESVQVQSPSARGGATLYKFRARNLVTKTKVDITLKGTEGLDDADFKKREVSVMYQDAEALHLMDTENYEQYALALEDASNELQYMKEGQDGVLALIYNDECVGINIPATVELTITQCDPGVKGNSATGRTKPLNLETGLQIQGPEYLKEGEVVKVDTRTGEFLGRA from the coding sequence ATGCTGGCCAAAGAGATTAAGCCCGGCACGATTGTCGTGCACAACGAATCCCCCTGCCTGATCGAGAGCGTGCAGGTGCAGTCCCCCTCGGCCCGGGGCGGCGCCACGCTCTACAAGTTCCGCGCCCGCAACCTGGTGACTAAGACCAAGGTCGACATCACGCTCAAGGGCACCGAGGGCCTGGACGACGCCGACTTCAAGAAGCGCGAGGTCAGCGTCATGTACCAGGACGCCGAGGCCCTGCACCTGATGGACACCGAGAACTACGAGCAGTACGCGCTGGCGCTCGAGGACGCCTCGAACGAGCTGCAGTACATGAAGGAGGGCCAGGACGGCGTGCTGGCGCTGATCTACAACGACGAGTGCGTCGGCATCAACATCCCGGCCACCGTCGAGCTGACCATCACCCAGTGCGACCCGGGCGTCAAAGGCAACTCGGCCACCGGCCGCACCAAGCCGCTGAACCTTGAAACCGGCCTGCAGATCCAGGGGCCGGAGTACCTGAAGGAGGGCGAGGTGGTGAAGGTCGACACACGCACCGGGGAGTTTCTGGGTCGCGCTTAA
- the ettA gene encoding energy-dependent translational throttle protein EttA, with protein MPPNQKYIYQISGLTKKHGQREVLKDIDLAFYPGAKIGVLGRNGAGKSTLLRIMAGLDKEFDGKATLTEGFTVGMLEQEPRLNPDKDVKGNVEEAVAHKREVLAEYEKIGELYAEPDADYDKLGARQAQLDDEINAGNLWELDRQIEIAMDAINLPPGDADITKLSGGEKRRVALCKILLEQPDLLLLDEPTNHLDAESILWLEHHLAQYNGTIVAITHDRYFLDNVAQWILEIEYGRCLPFEGNYSAWLDKKAKLLETQEKQKSARQKTLAKELEWIRTNPKGRQTKNKARIKNYEEMAAKEYEERLEELEIQIPPGPRLGDQVIDAVNLTKCFGDRVIFENVNFRLPPGGIVGIIGPNGAGKTTLLKMLMGQEEPTSGELIFGPTVELGYVDQSRDTLDPEATVWEEISGGMDLIEMGKRQVNSRAYVSRFNFQKADQQKKVGVLSGGERNRVQLAKLLRGGSNVLMLDEPTNDLDVDTLRSLEEAVATFVGCAIVVSHDRWFLDRLATHILAFEGDGYVHWCEGNFYAYEQQKAERLGINPDEPKRFKYKKLQHG; from the coding sequence ATGCCGCCCAATCAGAAGTACATCTACCAGATCTCCGGCCTCACGAAGAAGCACGGCCAGCGCGAGGTCCTCAAGGACATCGACCTGGCGTTCTACCCCGGCGCCAAGATCGGCGTGCTGGGCCGCAACGGCGCCGGCAAGTCGACCCTGCTGCGGATCATGGCCGGCCTGGACAAGGAGTTCGACGGCAAGGCGACCCTGACCGAGGGCTTCACGGTCGGCATGCTGGAGCAGGAGCCGCGCCTGAACCCGGACAAGGACGTGAAGGGCAACGTCGAGGAGGCCGTCGCGCACAAGCGCGAGGTGCTGGCCGAGTACGAGAAGATCGGCGAGCTCTACGCCGAGCCCGACGCCGACTACGACAAACTCGGCGCCCGGCAGGCGCAGCTGGACGACGAGATCAACGCCGGCAACCTGTGGGAGCTGGACCGGCAGATCGAGATCGCGATGGACGCGATCAACCTACCGCCCGGCGACGCCGACATCACCAAGCTGTCGGGCGGCGAGAAGCGCCGGGTGGCGCTCTGCAAGATCCTGCTCGAGCAGCCCGACCTGCTGCTCCTGGACGAGCCGACCAACCACCTGGACGCCGAGAGCATCCTGTGGCTGGAGCACCACCTGGCCCAGTACAACGGCACCATCGTGGCCATCACCCACGACCGGTACTTCCTCGACAACGTGGCGCAGTGGATCCTGGAGATCGAGTACGGCCGCTGCCTGCCGTTCGAGGGGAACTACTCCGCCTGGCTCGACAAGAAGGCCAAGCTGCTCGAGACCCAAGAGAAGCAGAAGTCCGCCCGCCAGAAGACGCTGGCCAAGGAGCTGGAGTGGATCCGCACCAACCCCAAGGGGCGGCAGACCAAGAACAAGGCCCGCATCAAGAACTACGAGGAGATGGCGGCCAAGGAGTACGAGGAGCGGCTGGAGGAGCTGGAGATCCAGATCCCGCCCGGCCCGCGGCTGGGCGACCAGGTGATCGACGCGGTCAACCTGACCAAGTGCTTCGGCGACCGCGTGATCTTCGAGAACGTGAACTTCCGCCTGCCGCCGGGCGGCATCGTGGGGATCATCGGCCCCAACGGCGCCGGCAAGACCACGCTGCTCAAGATGCTGATGGGGCAGGAGGAGCCGACCTCCGGCGAGCTGATCTTCGGCCCCACGGTCGAGCTGGGCTACGTCGACCAGTCGCGCGACACGCTCGACCCCGAGGCGACCGTCTGGGAAGAGATCTCCGGCGGCATGGACCTGATCGAGATGGGCAAGCGGCAGGTCAACAGCCGCGCGTACGTGTCGCGGTTCAACTTCCAGAAGGCCGACCAGCAGAAGAAGGTCGGCGTGCTGTCGGGCGGTGAGCGGAACCGGGTGCAGCTGGCCAAGCTGCTCCGCGGCGGCTCGAACGTGCTGATGCTCGACGAACCCACGAACGACCTCGACGTCGACACGCTCCGCTCGCTGGAAGAGGCCGTGGCCACTTTCGTCGGCTGCGCGATCGTGGTGAGCCACGACCGCTGGTTCCTCGACCGCCTGGCGACCCACATCCTCGCCTTCGAGGGCGATGGCTACGTGCACTGGTGCGAGGGCAACTTCTACGCCTACGAGCAGCAGAAGGCCGAACGCCTGGGCATCAACCCCGACGAGCCGAAGCGGTTCAAGTACAAGAAGCTGCAGCACGGCTAG
- a CDS encoding DUF456 domain-containing protein, whose translation MPLWQYYLWSLLLVSVSGVSWFANFFGLPGNWIVVGGAALFAYTVTGPEGLGVGMKGVVLLAVLAGVGELIEFAASAMGAAKQGASKRSVALACVGAMVGGVAGVVVGVPVPVIGSMVAALFGSAAGAFVGAYLGEKWARGAGAPGLPAGQGAFWGRLWGTAGKLIVGAAMLVVLVVDLFFA comes from the coding sequence ATGCCCCTTTGGCAATACTACCTGTGGTCGCTGCTCCTGGTGAGCGTTTCCGGCGTCAGCTGGTTCGCGAATTTCTTCGGGTTGCCGGGCAATTGGATCGTGGTCGGCGGGGCGGCGCTCTTCGCCTACACGGTGACCGGCCCGGAAGGGCTTGGCGTGGGGATGAAGGGGGTGGTGCTCCTGGCCGTGCTGGCGGGCGTGGGCGAGCTGATCGAATTCGCCGCCAGCGCGATGGGCGCCGCCAAGCAGGGCGCCAGCAAACGCTCGGTCGCACTGGCGTGCGTCGGCGCGATGGTCGGCGGCGTGGCCGGGGTGGTGGTGGGCGTGCCGGTGCCGGTGATCGGCAGCATGGTCGCTGCCCTGTTCGGCAGCGCGGCGGGGGCGTTTGTCGGCGCCTACCTGGGGGAGAAGTGGGCCCGCGGTGCGGGCGCCCCCGGCCTGCCGGCGGGGCAGGGCGCCTTCTGGGGCCGCCTGTGGGGCACGGCCGGCAAGCTGATTGTGGGGGCCGCCATGCTGGTGGTGCTGGTGGTCGATCTATTCTTCGCCTGA